The proteins below are encoded in one region of Agelaius phoeniceus isolate bAgePho1 chromosome 35, bAgePho1.hap1, whole genome shotgun sequence:
- the KANSL2 gene encoding KAT8 regulatory NSL complex subunit 2 isoform X2, translating to MNRIRIHVLPTSRGRLTPVPRPQEPLACSFSPRPCSQPRLEGQEFCIKHILEDRNAPFKQCSYVSTKNGKRCPNAAPKPEKKDGTSFCAEHARRNALALQAQVKKSSPGPVGETLLCQLSSYARAELGIPSAESSRSEASRILDEDSWSDCEQDPVTVEQTWRGDPDSEADSIDSDQEDPLKHAGVYTAEEVALIMREKLIRLQSLYIDQFKRLQHLLKEKKRRFLHSRKGEHEAIGSSLLTGPEGLMAKERENLKRLKCLRRYRQRYGVEALLHRQLRERRVLATDGAAQQAHTTRSSQRCLAFVDDVRCSNPSLPLTRHCLTHICQDTNQTLFKPCQGSEEVPCNKPVPVSLSEEPCCPLHLRLPPQMYVPEQVLAVPQELGAAPTELYLSAAELQPSESLPLEFSDDLDVVGDGMQCPPSPLLFDPSVTLDPALRDVAEAPIDILALEEPDRGSSSTPLMPPAEAPAQPQEQQPQGATSSSPARGANGSLEPGAVG from the exons ATGAACAGGATCCGCATTCACGTGTTGCCGACCAGCCGGGGCCGCCTGACCCCGGTGCCTCGGCCTCAGGAGCCCCTGGCCTGCTCCTTCAGCCCCcggccctgctcccagccccgccTGGAAGGGCAGGAATTCTGCATCAAGCACATCCTCGAGGACAGGAATGCTCCCTTCAAACAGTGCAGCTACGTGTCCACAAAGAATGGGAAGCGTTGTCCCAATGCTGCTCCCAAACCTGAGAAGAAGGATGG CACCTCGTTCTGCGCGGAGCACGCCCGGCGCAACGCGCTGGCACTGCAGGCTCAGGTGAAGAAATCCAGCCCCGGGCCCGTGGGTGAGaccctcctgtgccagctgagCTCCTATGcccgggcagagctgggcatcCCGAGCGCCGAGAGCAGCCGCAGCGAGGCCAGCCGCATCCTGG ACGAGGACAGCTGGAGTGACTGCGAGCAGGACCCTGTCACCGTGGAGCAGACGTGGCGTGGGGACCCTGACAGTGAAGCTGACAGCATCGACAGCGACCAGGAGGATCCTCTCAA GCATGCTGGTGTGTACACAGCCGAGGAAGTGGCTCTGATCATGAGGGAGAAGCTGATCCGCCTCCAGTCCCTCTACATCGACCAGTTCAAGCGGCTCCAGCACCTCCTGAAGGAGAAGAAACGCCGGTTCCtgcacagcaggaagggagagcATGAGGCTATCG ggagcagcctcCTGACAGGGCCAGAGGGGCTGATGGCCAAGGAGAGGGAGAACCTGAAGAGGCTCAAGTGCCTGCGGCGTTACCGGCAGCGCTACGGGGTGGAGGCTCTGCTGCACCGGCAGCTCCGCGAGCGCCGCGTCCTGGCCACCGACGGCGCGGCCCAGCAG GCTCACACCACCCGCTCCAGCCAGCGCTGCTTGGCCTTTGTGGACGACGTCCGATGCTCCAACCCATCCCTGCCGCTGACCCGCCACTGCCTCACAC ATATCTGCCAGGACACCAACCAGACCCTTTTCAAGCCTTGCCAGGGCTCTGAGGAAGTGCCCTGCAACAAGCCCGTGCCCGTGAGCCTGTCGGAGGAGCCCTGCTGCCCGCTGCACCTGCGGCTGCCCCCCCAGATGTACGTGCCCGAGCAGGTGCTGGCCgtgccccaggagctgggggcagcccccacCGAGCTGTACCTGagtgcagctgagctgcagcccagcgAGAGCCTGCCCCTGGAGTTCAGTGAC gacctggacGTGGTGGGTGATGGGATGCAGtgccccccctcccctctgctctTTGACCCTTCTGTCACCCTGGACCCAGCCCTGAGGGACGTGGCCGAGGCTCCCATCGACATCCTGGCCCTGGAGGAGCCCGACAGGGGCAGCTCCTCCACGCCCCTCATGCCTCCAGCCGAGGCTCCTGCCCAG ccccaggagcagcagccacagggagcGACCTCGTCCAGCCCAGCCCGAGGAGCCAACGGGAGCCTGGAGCCGGGAGCTGTGGGCTGA
- the KANSL2 gene encoding KAT8 regulatory NSL complex subunit 2 isoform X1 — MNRIRIHVLPTSRGRLTPVPRPQEPLACSFSPRPCSQPRLEGQEFCIKHILEDRNAPFKQCSYVSTKNGKRCPNAAPKPEKKDGTSFCAEHARRNALALQAQVKKSSPGPVGETLLCQLSSYARAELGIPSAESSRSEASRILDEDSWSDCEQDPVTVEQTWRGDPDSEADSIDSDQEDPLKHAGVYTAEEVALIMREKLIRLQSLYIDQFKRLQHLLKEKKRRFLHSRKGEHEAIGSSLLTGPEGLMAKERENLKRLKCLRRYRQRYGVEALLHRQLRERRVLATDGAAQQAHTTRSSQRCLAFVDDVRCSNPSLPLTRHCLTHICQDTNQTLFKPCQGSEEVPCNKPVPVSLSEEPCCPLHLRLPPQMYVPEQVLAVPQELGAAPTELYLSAAELQPSESLPLEFSDDLDVVGDGMQCPPSPLLFDPSVTLDPALRDVAEAPIDILALEEPDRGSSSTPLMPPAEAPAQVWPGGTDPPTLARGFLFPPLPPTQQLQSLGVPTVWVALGGPGWWWQPLGWLCGCHPCPGGVWDTGDVWDALETS, encoded by the exons ATGAACAGGATCCGCATTCACGTGTTGCCGACCAGCCGGGGCCGCCTGACCCCGGTGCCTCGGCCTCAGGAGCCCCTGGCCTGCTCCTTCAGCCCCcggccctgctcccagccccgccTGGAAGGGCAGGAATTCTGCATCAAGCACATCCTCGAGGACAGGAATGCTCCCTTCAAACAGTGCAGCTACGTGTCCACAAAGAATGGGAAGCGTTGTCCCAATGCTGCTCCCAAACCTGAGAAGAAGGATGG CACCTCGTTCTGCGCGGAGCACGCCCGGCGCAACGCGCTGGCACTGCAGGCTCAGGTGAAGAAATCCAGCCCCGGGCCCGTGGGTGAGaccctcctgtgccagctgagCTCCTATGcccgggcagagctgggcatcCCGAGCGCCGAGAGCAGCCGCAGCGAGGCCAGCCGCATCCTGG ACGAGGACAGCTGGAGTGACTGCGAGCAGGACCCTGTCACCGTGGAGCAGACGTGGCGTGGGGACCCTGACAGTGAAGCTGACAGCATCGACAGCGACCAGGAGGATCCTCTCAA GCATGCTGGTGTGTACACAGCCGAGGAAGTGGCTCTGATCATGAGGGAGAAGCTGATCCGCCTCCAGTCCCTCTACATCGACCAGTTCAAGCGGCTCCAGCACCTCCTGAAGGAGAAGAAACGCCGGTTCCtgcacagcaggaagggagagcATGAGGCTATCG ggagcagcctcCTGACAGGGCCAGAGGGGCTGATGGCCAAGGAGAGGGAGAACCTGAAGAGGCTCAAGTGCCTGCGGCGTTACCGGCAGCGCTACGGGGTGGAGGCTCTGCTGCACCGGCAGCTCCGCGAGCGCCGCGTCCTGGCCACCGACGGCGCGGCCCAGCAG GCTCACACCACCCGCTCCAGCCAGCGCTGCTTGGCCTTTGTGGACGACGTCCGATGCTCCAACCCATCCCTGCCGCTGACCCGCCACTGCCTCACAC ATATCTGCCAGGACACCAACCAGACCCTTTTCAAGCCTTGCCAGGGCTCTGAGGAAGTGCCCTGCAACAAGCCCGTGCCCGTGAGCCTGTCGGAGGAGCCCTGCTGCCCGCTGCACCTGCGGCTGCCCCCCCAGATGTACGTGCCCGAGCAGGTGCTGGCCgtgccccaggagctgggggcagcccccacCGAGCTGTACCTGagtgcagctgagctgcagcccagcgAGAGCCTGCCCCTGGAGTTCAGTGAC gacctggacGTGGTGGGTGATGGGATGCAGtgccccccctcccctctgctctTTGACCCTTCTGTCACCCTGGACCCAGCCCTGAGGGACGTGGCCGAGGCTCCCATCGACATCCTGGCCCTGGAGGAGCCCGACAGGGGCAGCTCCTCCACGCCCCTCATGCCTCCAGCCGAGGCTCCTGCCCAGGTATGGCCAGGTGGGACTGATCCCCCCACCCTGGCACGGGGttttctcttccctcctcttcctcccacacagcagctccagagcctggGTGTGCCCACGGTCTGGGTGGCATTAGGAGGGCCAGGCTGGTGGTGGCAGCCCCTGGGGTGGCTCTGTGGGTGCCACCCTTGTCCTGGAGGTGtctgggacactggggatgtCTGGGATGCTCTTGAAACCTCTTAA